DNA from Pochonia chlamydosporia 170 chromosome Unknown PCv3seq00009, whole genome shotgun sequence:
CTGCGTGTTCTGTTTCAGCCAGCTGGCTGTTCGACCGAGATCTCTTAGACGGATGGCTCGACCAATCCGTCGACTTCCTCTTGCTGTGTCCGTTGCTGGTAATACTGAGACCGTGAAATTGGCTGAAAGAGTGGCTTAGTGGGGGTTGCGATTGAGATAAGGACGTATTAGCACTGCGTGGCACGCCACGAAACTTATATGGAGTCGAGAAGACTAGACCTTCACGCAACCTCTTTATGCTAGTGACTTCTTCGTAGTAGCCAACAACTTTCGCAAGGCCTTTAACGCCGCGTTCGTATGCCTTGGTGAGAAGTTCAGCCTCCGGCGGTCGCATGCTGGAAGTCCAAGAGTATTTTACGACTCTGTCAAATTCTGCAGCGCCAGTGGCCCTGGCGAGGAAGCAAGACGTGCCGCGACAAACTATGGCTCGCTGATGGGCGATTGGATTGGGGTCGAGTTCCAGTTGCCGTTTCCGCTTCTTCCCGCGAGCTTCAACAGGTATGGTGACAAACAACCTATTGTCCTTTGGTTTGGTGAAAGTATCCAAGCccagctcctcgtcactcatcatcaaatatGCACAGACGACTTGAATGAACTTTTCGGGCTCCTCATGGATGTCAAAGGTAGCGCCGCTATACGGCCCAGACCGGTCAAAGACCCATGTCTCCATCTCTGTCCCGGTCAAAGTGAAGGCGTGCACAAACACTCGTGTAGGCTGGTAAGCGAACACATTTCGCACAGCGCTGCCAACCTGAAGCCATAGGCTTTTGGTTTCCTGGTCGGACTGCTTGAGCTCGCCGACAACCAACACGTGCCGCCAGTCGTGCTttgtgtttgctgcttcaTGTTTTCTCATCTTCACAAAAAGGTCCAGCTGTCGCGATGCCTCAACCCCAACTTTATTCCGTCCACCGCTCCTGAAGTACGCGGCTCGTTCGGTTGGCCATAGCTCTTGTTGCAAGTTGAGCAACCAGCCGCATACCTCGTCCTCGCTGGCCGCGTCAGGTAGCTGTATCCACCTCTTATCAACGTCGCTATAGCGACTCTTGATGCTCTGCCAGATTCGCTTGGCTCGCCCGTTCCATTTGTGTCCCGTAAAATATTTCTCGTGAAATCCATCGACCGCACGATGTGTACAGTAGCGAATCTCTTCGAACACGCAAGGTTCGATCTTCCGTCGCGTCTGTTCTGACCCTTGCTGCGAGGCGGATGAATGGGTGATTGGGGTTTCGAAGGATGGCGGAAGGCTCGGCGGCGGAGTCGAGTGAGAAAGTGATCGAACGAAGGCGATGACGGCAGCCCAGATGTCAACATCCGGTGCCTGCTTGATCACAAACTGCGATAATGGGCGAAAGTGCTTGTACTCG
Protein-coding regions in this window:
- a CDS encoding serine/threonine-protein kinase Sgk2 (similar to Blastomyces dermatitidis SLH14081 XP_002622053.1), with protein sequence MADLTQEERDTIDKNSLGDSLSSVREALREAERDTQHETSQSDDSTCAPERPRLFAAAIGKLFVILSASDVSLLLASRTGRDALAPDLTAVRLRVLKGDFEYKHFRPLSQFVIKQAPDVDIWAAVIAFVRSLSHSTPPPSLPPSFETPITHSSASQQGSEQTRRKIEPCVFEEIRYCTHRAVDGFHEKYFTGHKWNGRAKRIWQSIKSRYSDVDKRWIQLPDAASEDEVCGWLLNLQQELWPTERAAYFRSGGRNKVGVEASRQLDLFVKMRKHEAANTKHDWRHVLVVGELKQSDQETKSLWLQVGSAVRNVFAYQPTRVFVHAFTLTGTEMETWVFDRSGPYSGATFDIHEEPEKFIQVVCAYLMMSDEELGLDTFTKPKDNRLFVTIPVEARGKKRKRQLELDPNPIAHQRAIVCRGTSCFLARATGAAEFDRVVKYSWTSSMRPPEAELLTKAYERGVKGLAKVVGYYEEVTSIKRLREGLVFSTPYKFRGVPRSANTSLSQSQPPLSHSFSQFHGLSITSNGHSKRKSTDWSSHPSKRSRSNSQLAETEHAENGVTYPIQQPQGTSLVQQDQAPYDNRILRVLAISPAGRSISQFKSVFELLEALVTPSKFIDGFKGMLIDLDLAKEENKGPSGARHRTGTMEFMAIEVLLGISHTYRHDIEAFFYVLIWLCARRGWALDSTSEKPATRTVLSHWYTGTYKDIARNKLGDMDEGKGKGLDLILEEFPPAFDCVKPLCRAIRKLLFPYRYGLFTGTPRDPEILYDPIIQAFNDTIAGIRMSEAKT